From a region of the Salvelinus fontinalis isolate EN_2023a chromosome 13, ASM2944872v1, whole genome shotgun sequence genome:
- the LOC129868613 gene encoding tumor necrosis factor receptor superfamily member 19-like, with amino-acid sequence MDCSETQYYLSGDCHPCLQCGPGQELSEDCGYGSGWSASCIPCSVKTYKEGRGYHNCKFCQSCKRINRHQKSLCTSKSNAICGECLPGFYSKTRMDGLQELECMPCGPSTTEQQCSRSRRVDVGKVWSPEGPAQNAAVITTISFALVTMTIFLSAALFIYFRHTLLKKIFKGCLAPQSTSQSDMECAASPVNVVTLNLEQQSQDSGACDNSTTTADTLARLQSNVDMTVPLGFVLRNPDLKTQDQINLLETQPLVRNSTCSNCSSGLVSQISSEISSEPSSISSDVSITMETPVGPVDIGESEAGSFFQPLQSSKGYDASELQDSPPHQHVPVECTELDFHSTAALHSATDPDCSSVSLGITVISEIKDGPSGDGSGGRQLGSPSACPEEQTDSCWSSSHQPCYSSNAMEETLSLLKNCIRIMQGVHLGRLPQALVDSLALKLDPTFPGVQNYQQVALKMGVPHELLKGLCGFDHVFRYLSSCTLLTVPDLLHTFYLLQRLDTLLLLCEYAMQSQTQRQVTGCTFYC; translated from the exons ATGGATTGTTCTGAAACCCAGTACTACTTGAGTGGGGACTGCCACCCTTGTCTGCAATGTGGACCGGGACAAGAGCTGTCAGAG GACTGTGGTTATGGAAGTGGATGGTCGGCTTCTTGCATCCCCTGTAGTGTCAAGACTTATAAAGAGGGCCGAGGTTACCACAACTGCAAATTCTGCCAGTCGTGTAAACGCATAAACAGGCACCAGAAGTCACTGTGCACCTCTAAGAGCAATGCTATCTGTGGGGAGTGCTTGCCAGG ATTCTACAGTAAGACACGGATGGATGGCTTGCAGGAATTAGAGTGCATGCCGTGTGGTCCCTCCACCACTGAGCAGCAGTGCAGCC GAAGCAGAAGAGTGGATGTGGGAAAAGTCTGGAGCCCAGAAGGCCCAGCCCAAAATGCTGCTGTCATCACCACAATTTCTTTTGCCCTGGTTACCATGACAATCTTCCTCTCCGCTGCCTTGTTTATATACTTCAGACATACCTTACTAAAGAAAATATTTAAAG GATGCCTGGCTCCTCAAAGCACAAGTCAGAGTGACATGGAGTGTGCAGCATCCCCAGTGAACGTGGTCACGCTGAATCTGGAGCAGCAAAGCCAGGACTCGG GTGCATGTGATAACTCTACCACCACTGCAGACACGTTGGCCAGACTGCAGTCCAATGTGGACATGACTGTCCCTCTGGGGTTCGTTCTACGAAACCCTGACCTTAAAACTCAGGACCAAATCAACCTGCTGGAGACCCAGCCACTGGTGCGTAACTCCACCTGCAGTAACTGCTCCTCTGGGTTGGTCTCTCAGATATCCTCTGAGATATCCTCTGAGCCATCCTCAATCAGCAGTGATGTCTCAATCACAATGGAGACCCCTGTGGGTCCAGTAGACATTGGGGAGTCTGAGGCAGGGTCCTTTTTCCAGCCCCTGCAGAGCAGTAAGGGTTACGATGCTTCTGAGCTGCAGGATAGCCCTCCCCATCAGCATGTACCAGTGGAGTGCACTGAGCTAGACTTCCACAGCACTGCAGCCCTCCACAGTGCCACAGACCCAGACTGTAGCTCTGTGAGCCTGGGGATTACTGTGATATCCGAGATTAAGGATGGCCCCTCCGGAGATGGGTCAGGAGGAAGACAACTGGGGAGTCCATCTGCCTGCCCAGAGGAGCAAACTGACAGCTGTTGGAGCAGCAGTCATCAACCCTGCTACAGCAGTAATGCG ATGGAAGAAACACTGAGCCTGCTGAAGAACTGTATCCGAATCATGCAAG GTGTCCATCTAGGCAGGCTGCCACAGGCCTTGGTGGATTCTCTGGCTTTGAAGCTGGACCCAACATTCCCAGGAGTACAGAACTACCAGCAGGTGGCGCTGAAGATGGGCGTACCTCACGAGTTGCTCAAAGGCCTGTGCGGGTTTGATCATGTCTTTCGGTACCTTTCCTCCTGCACTCTGCTAACAGTACCTGACTTGCTCCACACATTCTACCTGCTGCAGCGGCTCGACACTCTGCTCCTGCTGTGTGAATATGCCATGCAGAGCCAGACTCAGCGCCAGGTCACAGGATGCACATTTTACTGTTAA